A stretch of Myroides oncorhynchi DNA encodes these proteins:
- a CDS encoding response regulator transcription factor, with translation MLNIGIVESQEITRYALQGLIKEVCVGEVSIIEIDDLMGLKSYLLRNPNAVIIVDPFSKCLEKQTELLLLLREQSEKSQWLLFFSELNELWLKQFLSNRISAFNIVFQNDKLEHIKEGIFKTISKEAYLAPWIMKKLDEHQDSILKVGQVLTNAEREILKEIASGKMTKEIAADRSISSHTVITHRKNIFKKLGVSNVYDATRYAIRAGIITVNEYYI, from the coding sequence ATGTTAAATATAGGGATTGTAGAAAGTCAAGAGATTACCCGTTATGCTTTACAAGGGCTTATTAAAGAGGTTTGCGTAGGCGAAGTGAGTATTATTGAGATTGATGATTTAATGGGCTTAAAGAGTTATCTACTGAGGAATCCTAATGCGGTTATTATTGTAGACCCGTTCAGTAAATGTCTAGAGAAGCAAACAGAGTTGTTACTCTTACTGCGAGAGCAAAGTGAGAAGTCACAATGGTTATTATTCTTTAGTGAGTTAAATGAGCTATGGCTAAAACAGTTTTTGTCTAATCGAATCTCTGCTTTTAATATTGTCTTCCAAAATGATAAATTAGAACATATCAAGGAAGGTATTTTTAAAACCATTTCTAAGGAAGCTTATCTTGCACCTTGGATAATGAAGAAGCTGGATGAACATCAAGATAGTATTCTGAAAGTGGGGCAAGTGTTAACCAATGCTGAGCGTGAGATATTAAAAGAGATAGCTTCAGGTAAGATGACTAAAGAAATAGCTGCAGATCGTAGCATTAGTAGTCATACTGTAATCACACATCGAAAGAATATTTTTAAGAAGCTTGGGGTGAGTAATGTTTACGATGCTACTCGCTATGCTATAAGAGCAGGTATTATTACTGTCAATGAATATTACATCTAG
- a CDS encoding DUF4296 domain-containing protein, giving the protein MNKFLVMLSMLTLMSCKSDLSKPSPFIEQQKMENILYDFALLYSIESVSAYSREEDSIRKIDINSLYKKYDIDSLTFVTNNRYYVELEDGVYNQMQNNILVRLEAAKVIADSLYSKLEANKENDTLNKTSLDDIEQLKLEKIDSVQTGKK; this is encoded by the coding sequence ATGAATAAATTCTTAGTAATGTTAAGTATGCTTACTCTTATGTCTTGTAAAAGTGACTTAAGTAAGCCTTCGCCTTTTATAGAACAACAAAAAATGGAAAATATCTTATATGATTTTGCTTTGTTGTATTCTATAGAAAGTGTTAGTGCATATAGTCGAGAGGAAGATTCTATTCGAAAAATAGATATTAACTCACTTTATAAGAAATATGATATAGATAGTTTGACTTTTGTAACTAATAATAGGTACTATGTTGAACTAGAAGATGGTGTATATAATCAAATGCAGAATAATATTCTCGTTAGATTAGAAGCAGCTAAAGTCATTGCAGATTCTTTATACTCTAAGTTAGAGGCTAATAAAGAGAATGATACACTGAATAAAACTAGTCTTGATGATATTGAGCAATTGAAATTAGAAAAGATTGATAGTGTTCAAACTGGAAAGAAATAG
- a CDS encoding SusC/RagA family TonB-linked outer membrane protein, producing MQKIFTILFVFVSIVSVQAQSKLVTGTVTDVSGTLPGVSVLIQGSDEGTMTDLDGKYSINIQEGQVLVFSFIGYKSQNIAFKGQSLINVALKDESSELGEVLITVPYGTANKKTYTGSVGLVQAKDIEKAQVSDVSKALEGTVAGLQSFSASGQPGSNATIRIRGIGSMNADSDPLFVVDGVPFEGGLNSISPTDIESISVLKDATAATLYGSRAANGVIMITTKQGGRDTKPQIEINAKYGLSDRARSDYKQLSTNQYMELQWEALRNGQMDAAKMNAEQAAIYATNNLIGAIGINPYGTGNPFPVGTDGKLLPGLTPLWNDDWNDALSQNARFTDVNLRVSGGGKTARYYVSGGYLNDQGYVLESGFKRFNMRSNIVIDAKEWLEVGMNVSASHSIQDYPKQDDSAINNVIGFARGVPSFYPIYQRDLATGEYLRDSNTGGLLYDYGNYRTTSYRNYNLVETLPLDKSEIKKDVASIRTYGQVKFLDNLKLKTSLSVDYNSINDHSVANPDKGASANYGGSISRRNTRTVNMTFNNVLNYNIDLDDKNSLAAMVGQEYYQYDSNYFGGAREQIAMMGFEEPDAASRLIDFYGKADKYSMLSFFGSLNYSYDKKYYLSGSYRADGSSRFKSGNKWGGFWSFGASWRIIDEDFMSAFKDTWLNNLLLKASYGAQGNDKVGYYAYQGLYAIRNNLGESGLVSSRMETPNLSWETNLNLNIGLDFGLFNNRLSGTVEFFERRSKDLLFSQQLAPSIGFSNKDVNIGGIKNYGWEFTLEGIPIQTEDWKWRVGLNLTTYKNKITSLPSSEINKGNQIWKVGGSIYDFYLPEWAGVNPVNGNPQWYIQNEDGSRTVTENYSNVSGNKNKVYKGTSLPDVSGGFSTELTYKSWQVSANFTYNIGGKIYNSDKTGLYRQAGNGSTWSADMIGRWTPENPNTDIARLSTNPGNSWTNTSDRFLVDRSYLKLKNLTVAYNLPQEWLRKINLASASVYFQAENLFTWTKEQGFDPEQTFNGTTYYRYPAMKTLSLGLNIKL from the coding sequence ATGCAAAAAATATTTACAATTTTATTTGTGTTTGTCAGTATTGTAAGTGTACAAGCGCAAAGTAAATTAGTAACAGGAACTGTTACTGATGTTAGTGGCACATTGCCAGGAGTTAGTGTTTTAATCCAGGGAAGTGATGAAGGTACAATGACTGATCTTGATGGAAAATATTCTATTAATATACAGGAAGGTCAAGTGTTAGTGTTTTCCTTCATAGGATATAAATCACAAAATATTGCCTTTAAAGGGCAAAGCCTAATTAATGTCGCTCTTAAAGATGAGAGTAGTGAATTAGGAGAAGTGTTAATAACGGTGCCTTATGGTACTGCTAATAAGAAGACATATACTGGGTCAGTAGGATTGGTGCAGGCTAAAGATATCGAAAAAGCCCAAGTAAGTGATGTGTCTAAAGCTTTAGAAGGAACAGTAGCGGGACTTCAGTCTTTCTCTGCAAGTGGACAGCCAGGATCTAATGCTACGATTAGAATACGTGGTATAGGGTCTATGAATGCAGATAGCGATCCTTTGTTTGTAGTAGATGGTGTACCTTTTGAGGGTGGGTTAAATTCTATTTCACCTACTGATATTGAATCGATTTCAGTATTAAAAGATGCTACAGCAGCAACATTATATGGATCTCGTGCTGCTAATGGAGTGATAATGATTACTACTAAGCAAGGTGGACGAGATACCAAACCACAGATAGAGATTAATGCAAAATATGGATTATCAGATCGTGCACGTAGTGATTATAAACAGTTAAGTACTAATCAATATATGGAGTTGCAGTGGGAAGCCTTGAGAAATGGTCAAATGGATGCTGCAAAAATGAATGCAGAACAAGCGGCTATCTATGCTACGAATAATCTAATAGGAGCTATAGGGATTAATCCTTATGGAACTGGTAATCCATTTCCTGTAGGTACAGATGGTAAGTTGTTACCAGGATTGACGCCATTATGGAATGATGATTGGAATGATGCATTAAGTCAAAATGCTAGATTTACTGATGTTAATCTACGAGTTAGTGGAGGTGGAAAAACTGCTAGATACTATGTTTCAGGAGGATATTTAAATGATCAAGGATATGTGTTAGAATCAGGTTTTAAACGTTTTAATATGCGTTCAAATATCGTGATAGATGCTAAGGAGTGGTTAGAAGTAGGAATGAACGTCTCTGCGTCCCATTCTATTCAAGACTACCCTAAACAGGATGATAGTGCTATTAATAATGTAATTGGTTTTGCTAGAGGGGTACCTTCTTTTTATCCTATTTACCAACGTGATTTAGCCACAGGAGAGTACTTAAGAGATTCGAATACTGGAGGTTTGCTATATGATTATGGTAATTATAGAACGACATCTTATAGAAACTACAATTTAGTAGAAACTCTTCCATTAGATAAGAGTGAGATTAAGAAAGATGTAGCAAGTATTAGAACATACGGACAGGTTAAGTTTTTGGATAATTTAAAACTTAAGACTTCTTTAAGTGTTGATTATAATAGTATAAATGACCATAGTGTGGCTAATCCTGATAAAGGTGCTTCCGCTAATTATGGTGGAAGTATTTCTCGTAGAAATACGCGTACGGTTAATATGACATTTAATAATGTTTTAAATTACAATATTGATTTGGATGATAAGAACTCTTTGGCTGCAATGGTAGGGCAAGAGTATTATCAGTATGATTCTAACTATTTTGGAGGAGCTAGAGAGCAAATTGCAATGATGGGGTTTGAAGAACCTGATGCTGCATCTCGATTGATAGATTTTTATGGAAAGGCTGACAAGTATAGCATGTTGAGTTTCTTTGGAAGTTTAAATTATTCATACGATAAAAAATATTATTTATCAGGATCTTATAGAGCGGATGGATCATCTCGTTTTAAATCTGGTAATAAATGGGGAGGTTTCTGGTCATTTGGTGCTTCATGGAGAATTATAGATGAAGACTTTATGAGTGCATTTAAAGATACTTGGCTAAACAACTTATTATTAAAAGCAAGTTACGGTGCTCAAGGAAATGACAAGGTTGGGTATTATGCTTATCAAGGATTATATGCCATACGTAATAACTTAGGAGAATCTGGATTAGTTAGCTCTAGAATGGAAACGCCTAACTTATCTTGGGAAACTAACTTAAACTTAAATATTGGATTGGATTTTGGTCTTTTTAACAATCGTTTGAGTGGTACAGTAGAGTTCTTCGAAAGAAGATCAAAAGATTTATTATTTAGTCAACAGTTAGCCCCATCAATAGGGTTTTCAAATAAAGATGTAAATATTGGAGGAATTAAAAACTATGGATGGGAATTTACATTAGAAGGTATTCCTATTCAAACAGAAGATTGGAAATGGCGTGTAGGATTAAACTTGACTACGTATAAAAATAAGATAACATCATTACCTAGTTCTGAAATCAATAAAGGAAATCAGATATGGAAAGTAGGTGGGTCTATTTATGATTTCTACTTACCAGAGTGGGCTGGTGTAAATCCAGTGAACGGTAATCCGCAGTGGTACATCCAGAATGAAGATGGTAGTCGTACAGTGACCGAGAATTATAGCAATGTAAGTGGTAATAAAAATAAAGTCTATAAAGGGACTTCTCTTCCTGATGTATCTGGAGGTTTTTCAACAGAGTTGACATATAAGTCATGGCAAGTATCTGCAAACTTTACTTACAATATAGGAGGGAAGATTTATAACTCAGATAAGACTGGATTATATAGACAGGCTGGTAATGGTAGTACATGGAGCGCAGATATGATAGGAAGATGGACACCAGAGAATCCTAATACAGATATAGCTAGATTAAGTACTAATCCTGGTAATAGCTGGACAAATACTTCTGATCGTTTCTTAGTAGATCGTTCATATTTAAAGTTAAAGAATCTGACAGTAGCTTATAACTTACCACAAGAATGGTTGAGAAAAATAAATCTAGCTTCTGCTTCAGTTTATTTTCAAGCAGAGAATTTATTTACATGGACAAAAGAACAAGGGTTTGATCCAGAGCAAACCTTCAACGGGACTACTTATTATAGATACCCAGCGATGAAGACGTTGTCTTTAGGATTAAATATTAAATTATAA
- a CDS encoding RagB/SusD family nutrient uptake outer membrane protein codes for MKKTIFKYIAFSVLFSIGMTSCSLDTDPTNAVSNENVFTTVEGNDKVLIGTWANLMDSYSTYANPGYGAFLRTNDAMGNDVVVNNMYGFSSHYAFTALYNRGGTNAFSWNLTYKTIDNANNVIDKVFASEGSVNEKQRVRGQALALRGFMYLHLASSYALAIDVNPNALVGPIYLTATTPSTVPASAATVTEVYKQAISDLEEALSLIPETYKRNLKYKLDKTVVQGLLARAYLYTQNWEKANFYAEAVLNKYGQLMSEDDYKSGFNDSSNVEWIWGHQQTSEQSGASYQFNYLDVTSKESYYFSFNTDPYFKELFDEGDYRKSMIYWAPDPSNTSPKTRDVAYMRYAKFKFKAGRIADIVLMRSSEMYLISAEAKARLGQADAINTLNVLKIARGAKEVNGLSGQALLDEIWIERRKELFGEGFSRVDIVRNKLAVERKLYPQDKLVPYTYEVMDSQGKVSQVTVELLPQGHRIISFSDKSSFVPNSVNYLFRIPEVEEIENGNLYK; via the coding sequence ATGAAAAAAACAATTTTTAAATATATAGCGTTTAGTGTTCTATTTTCTATTGGAATGACTTCTTGTTCTTTAGATACAGACCCTACAAATGCAGTGTCTAATGAGAATGTTTTTACTACAGTAGAGGGTAATGACAAGGTCTTGATTGGTACATGGGCTAATCTTATGGATTCTTATAGTACTTATGCTAATCCTGGATATGGGGCATTTTTAAGAACAAACGATGCCATGGGGAATGATGTAGTGGTGAATAATATGTATGGATTTAGTAGCCATTATGCCTTCACAGCTCTTTATAATCGTGGTGGAACGAATGCGTTTAGTTGGAATCTTACGTATAAAACTATTGATAATGCAAATAATGTAATAGATAAAGTATTTGCCTCGGAAGGTAGTGTGAATGAAAAACAACGAGTACGAGGTCAAGCGTTAGCTTTGAGAGGGTTTATGTATTTACACTTAGCATCTAGTTATGCATTAGCTATAGATGTAAATCCTAATGCTCTAGTAGGACCTATTTATTTGACTGCAACTACACCTAGTACAGTTCCTGCATCAGCAGCTACGGTTACAGAAGTGTATAAACAAGCAATTTCAGATTTAGAAGAAGCATTATCTTTAATACCTGAGACTTATAAGAGAAATCTTAAGTATAAGCTTGACAAGACTGTAGTACAAGGGTTGTTGGCACGTGCTTATTTGTATACTCAGAATTGGGAAAAAGCTAATTTTTATGCAGAGGCAGTGTTGAACAAGTATGGTCAATTGATGTCTGAAGATGATTATAAGAGTGGTTTTAACGACTCTAGTAATGTAGAGTGGATATGGGGACATCAACAGACATCAGAACAAAGTGGGGCTTCTTATCAATTTAACTATTTAGATGTAACATCAAAAGAGAGTTATTATTTCAGTTTTAATACTGATCCTTATTTTAAAGAATTATTTGATGAAGGGGATTATAGAAAAAGTATGATTTACTGGGCTCCAGATCCCTCTAATACTTCTCCAAAGACGAGAGATGTCGCTTATATGCGTTATGCTAAGTTTAAGTTTAAAGCTGGTCGTATAGCAGATATCGTTTTAATGCGTTCATCAGAGATGTATCTTATAAGTGCAGAAGCTAAAGCTAGATTAGGACAAGCTGATGCTATTAATACTTTGAATGTTTTAAAAATAGCAAGAGGTGCTAAAGAAGTGAATGGATTAAGTGGACAAGCTCTTCTTGATGAAATCTGGATAGAGAGAAGAAAAGAATTGTTTGGTGAAGGATTTTCACGAGTGGATATTGTGCGTAACAAGTTGGCTGTAGAAAGAAAGCTATACCCTCAAGATAAGTTAGTTCCTTATACTTATGAAGTAATGGATAGCCAAGGTAAGGTAAGTCAAGTAACAGTTGAATTATTACCACAAGGACATAGAATAATTAGTTTCTCAGACAAGTCTTCTTTTGTTCCTAATAGTGTGAATTACTTATTTAGAATTCCAGAAGTAGAAGAGATCGAAAATGGGAACCTTTATAAATAA
- the tyrS gene encoding tyrosine--tRNA ligase — protein MKNFIEEVTWRGMLHDVMPGTEEHLLEQMRAAYVGIDPTADSLHIGHLVSVMLLRHFQLAGHKPYALVGGATGMVGDPSGKSNERNLLDEEALRHNQNAIKEQLSRFLDFNSGADNAAVLVNNYDWMKDFSFLEFIRTVGKHITVNYMMAKDSVKKRLNGEFADGMSFTEFCYQLMQGYDFLHLYKENNITLQMGGSDQWGNITTGTELIRRTISEKAYALTCPLITKADGTKFGKSEGGNIWLSAEYTSPYKFYQYWVNVTDVDAERYIKIFTFISREDIEALIKEHAEAPHLRVLQRRLADEVTVMVHGQEQLDNAIKASNILFSNSSAEDLKQLDEKTFLEVFDGVPQAEVSKADIEAGLGIVDAIAGKSSFMPSNGEARRSLQANSISVNKKKVTEEYVVTSNDLINGQFVLLQKGKKNYFVLHVK, from the coding sequence ATGAAGAATTTTATTGAAGAAGTGACTTGGAGAGGTATGCTCCACGACGTAATGCCAGGCACTGAAGAACATCTGTTGGAGCAAATGCGTGCTGCGTATGTGGGAATAGACCCAACAGCGGATTCATTGCATATTGGACATTTAGTAAGTGTTATGTTATTGAGACATTTTCAATTAGCAGGACATAAACCGTATGCTCTTGTAGGAGGTGCTACTGGTATGGTGGGTGACCCTTCAGGTAAATCTAATGAGAGAAACTTATTAGATGAAGAGGCTTTACGTCATAATCAAAACGCAATCAAAGAACAATTAAGTCGTTTCTTGGATTTTAATTCAGGAGCAGATAACGCTGCTGTATTAGTGAATAACTATGACTGGATGAAGGACTTCTCATTTTTAGAGTTTATTCGTACAGTAGGAAAACACATCACTGTTAACTATATGATGGCGAAAGATTCTGTAAAGAAACGTCTTAATGGAGAGTTTGCTGATGGAATGTCGTTTACAGAATTTTGTTATCAATTAATGCAAGGATATGACTTCTTGCACCTATATAAAGAAAACAACATCACTTTACAAATGGGTGGTTCTGATCAATGGGGTAATATTACTACAGGGACAGAGCTTATTCGTAGAACAATAAGTGAGAAAGCATACGCATTGACTTGTCCATTAATCACTAAAGCCGATGGTACTAAATTCGGTAAATCAGAAGGTGGTAATATATGGTTATCTGCTGAGTATACTTCTCCTTACAAATTCTACCAATACTGGGTAAATGTAACGGATGTGGATGCAGAGCGCTATATCAAAATCTTTACATTCATTTCGAGAGAGGATATTGAAGCATTAATCAAAGAGCATGCTGAAGCACCACACTTACGTGTATTACAACGTCGTTTAGCTGATGAAGTAACAGTAATGGTTCACGGTCAAGAGCAGTTAGATAATGCTATTAAAGCATCTAATATCTTATTTAGTAACTCATCTGCTGAAGATTTAAAACAACTAGATGAGAAGACTTTCTTAGAAGTATTTGACGGAGTACCACAAGCAGAAGTATCAAAAGCTGATATTGAAGCTGGTTTAGGTATCGTAGATGCTATCGCAGGTAAGTCTAGCTTCATGCCATCTAATGGAGAGGCTCGTCGTTCATTACAAGCTAACTCTATTTCTGTAAATAAAAAAAAGGTTACAGAGGAGTATGTAGTAACATCTAATGATTTGATCAATGGTCAATTCGTACTATTACAAAAAGGAAAGAAAAACTACTTCGTATTACACGTAAAATAA
- a CDS encoding NAD-dependent epimerase/dehydratase family protein yields MILVTGGTGLIGAHLLLHLLQSEDAVRAIYRNENSIKKTKAFFILNNQPHLFLKIEWVKADLIDVPALELAFKDIDYVYHCAALVSFEPKDEMLLRKTNIEGTANIVNLCIAFKIKKLGYVSSIAALGETINKDKIITETTDWNPELYHGDYAITKYGAEMEVWRGTQEGLDVVIVNPGIVFGRGFGYEGSGAFFQKVKKDFPFYTTGIASIVSANDVVKAMHQLMNSPTKNERFTLVSDNITYQELINFIADLVGKKHLSLKVSKTSSILAWKFDYIVSLVTRKKRSFTRSIAQASHSSYIYDCSKVKNTISFQFEHYQSFLISIAQYHQD; encoded by the coding sequence ATGATACTAGTAACAGGAGGAACAGGCCTTATAGGCGCACATTTATTATTACATCTTCTACAATCAGAAGATGCGGTACGAGCTATCTATAGAAATGAAAACAGCATCAAAAAGACCAAAGCTTTCTTCATTTTAAACAATCAACCTCATTTATTCCTAAAAATAGAATGGGTAAAAGCAGATCTAATAGATGTTCCTGCATTAGAACTTGCGTTTAAAGACATTGATTATGTATATCACTGTGCTGCACTAGTCTCATTTGAACCTAAAGATGAGATGTTACTTCGCAAAACAAACATTGAAGGTACTGCTAATATCGTCAATTTATGTATTGCCTTTAAGATTAAAAAACTAGGTTATGTAAGCTCTATAGCAGCCTTAGGAGAAACAATAAATAAAGACAAAATAATTACTGAAACAACAGATTGGAATCCCGAATTATATCATGGAGATTATGCAATCACTAAATATGGTGCTGAAATGGAAGTATGGCGAGGCACTCAAGAAGGTCTAGATGTAGTCATCGTCAATCCTGGTATTGTATTCGGACGTGGATTCGGATATGAAGGTAGTGGTGCTTTCTTTCAAAAAGTAAAAAAAGACTTCCCTTTTTACACAACAGGCATAGCTAGCATTGTTAGTGCAAATGATGTCGTTAAGGCAATGCATCAACTCATGAATAGTCCTACTAAAAATGAGCGTTTTACTCTTGTATCTGACAATATCACATATCAAGAACTAATTAACTTTATAGCTGATCTAGTTGGTAAAAAACATCTTAGCCTAAAAGTTAGTAAAACTTCTAGTATACTAGCTTGGAAATTCGACTATATAGTATCTCTCGTTACTAGAAAAAAAAGAAGCTTTACACGATCAATCGCACAAGCTTCTCATTCAAGTTATATTTATGATTGTTCAAAAGTAAAGAATACTATTTCTTTCCAGTTTGAACACTATCAATCTTTTCTAATTTCAATTGCTCAATATCATCAAGACTAG